One genomic window of Glycine soja cultivar W05 chromosome 9, ASM419377v2, whole genome shotgun sequence includes the following:
- the LOC114425173 gene encoding protein TRIGALACTOSYLDIACYLGLYCEROL 3, chloroplastic-like isoform X1 produces the protein MVSLSTTPFLPFTAKNASTRFPPPNSFSRNKQRSNRDHRKVVCACIAPPQNFKSQDSSAINFNGSSKSEQLSTAWDHEDDSDVLIECRDVYKSFGEKKILNGVSFKIRHGEAVGIIGPSGTGKSTVLKIIAGLLAPDKGEVYIRGKKRVGLVSDDDISGLRIGLVFQSAALFDSLTVRENVGFLLYEHSSMSEDQISELVTETLAAVGLKGVEDRLPSELSGGMKKRVALARSIICDTTEESKEPEVLLYDEPTAGLDPIASTVVEDLIRSVHIKGRDARGKPGNIASYVVVTHQHSTIKRAIDRLLFLHKGKIVWEGMTHEFTTSTNPIVQQFASGSLDGPIRY, from the exons ATGGTTTCCCTTTCCACCACCCCTTTTCTCCCCTTCACTGCAAAAAACGCTTCTACTAGATTCCCACCTCCCAATTCATTCTCCCGCAACAAGCAACGTAGTAACAGGGATCACAGGAAGGTTGTCTGCGCCTGCATCGCACCTCCGCAGAACTTCAAGAGCCAGGACTCTTCCGCCATTAATTTCAAT GGTTCGTCCAAATCAGAACAACTGAGCACGGCGTGGGATCATGAGGATGATTCTGATGTTCTTATTGAGTGTAGAGATGTGTATAAGTCTTTTGGGGAAAAGAAAATCTTAAATGGTGTCAGCTTCAAG ATTAGACATGGTGAAGCTGTTGGAATAATTGGTCCTTCTGGGACCGGCAAATCTACAGTTTTGAAGATTATTGCTGGACTTCTTGCTCCGGACAAA GGAGAAGTATATATTCGAGGTAAAAAGAGAGTTGGTTTAGTAAGTGATGATGACATATCTGGTCTTCGGATTGGATTG GTTTTCCAAAGTGCAGCACTCTTTGATTCTTTGACTGTTCGTGAAAATGTTGGTTTTCTCTT GTATGAACACTCAAGCATGTCTGAGGACCAGATATCAGAGCTTGTCACGGAAACCTTGGCTGCAGTTGGATTGAAg GGAGTTGAGGATCGGTTGCCTTCTGAGTTATCAGGTGGGATGAAAAAGCGAGTTGCTTTAGCTCGATCTATTATTTGTGACACCACAGAGGAATCAAAAGAGCCAGAG GTGCTCTTGTATGACGAACCAACTGCTGGACTTGATCCCATTGCATCTACTGTTGTTGAAGATCTGATTCGCTCTGTGCACATAAAAGGACGAGATGCACGTGGAAAACCTGGGAATATTGCATCTTATGTGGTTGTTACTCACCAACATAGTACCATTAAAAGAGCCATTGATAG ATTGTTGTTTCTACACAAAGGAAAGATTGTTTGGGAAGGAATGACTCATGAATTTACAACTTCAACTAATCCAATTGTCCAGCAG TTTGCATCCGGGAGCCTAGATGGTCCTATCAGATATTAG
- the LOC114425173 gene encoding protein TRIGALACTOSYLDIACYLGLYCEROL 3, chloroplastic-like isoform X2 has translation MVSLSTTPFLPFTAKNASTRFPPPNSFSRNKQRSNRDHRKVVCACIAPPQNFKSQDSSAINFNGSSKSEQLSTAWDHEDDSDVLIECRDVYKSFGEKKILNGVSFKGEVYIRGKKRVGLVSDDDISGLRIGLVFQSAALFDSLTVRENVGFLLYEHSSMSEDQISELVTETLAAVGLKGVEDRLPSELSGGMKKRVALARSIICDTTEESKEPEVLLYDEPTAGLDPIASTVVEDLIRSVHIKGRDARGKPGNIASYVVVTHQHSTIKRAIDRLLFLHKGKIVWEGMTHEFTTSTNPIVQQFASGSLDGPIRY, from the exons ATGGTTTCCCTTTCCACCACCCCTTTTCTCCCCTTCACTGCAAAAAACGCTTCTACTAGATTCCCACCTCCCAATTCATTCTCCCGCAACAAGCAACGTAGTAACAGGGATCACAGGAAGGTTGTCTGCGCCTGCATCGCACCTCCGCAGAACTTCAAGAGCCAGGACTCTTCCGCCATTAATTTCAAT GGTTCGTCCAAATCAGAACAACTGAGCACGGCGTGGGATCATGAGGATGATTCTGATGTTCTTATTGAGTGTAGAGATGTGTATAAGTCTTTTGGGGAAAAGAAAATCTTAAATGGTGTCAGCTTCAAG GGAGAAGTATATATTCGAGGTAAAAAGAGAGTTGGTTTAGTAAGTGATGATGACATATCTGGTCTTCGGATTGGATTG GTTTTCCAAAGTGCAGCACTCTTTGATTCTTTGACTGTTCGTGAAAATGTTGGTTTTCTCTT GTATGAACACTCAAGCATGTCTGAGGACCAGATATCAGAGCTTGTCACGGAAACCTTGGCTGCAGTTGGATTGAAg GGAGTTGAGGATCGGTTGCCTTCTGAGTTATCAGGTGGGATGAAAAAGCGAGTTGCTTTAGCTCGATCTATTATTTGTGACACCACAGAGGAATCAAAAGAGCCAGAG GTGCTCTTGTATGACGAACCAACTGCTGGACTTGATCCCATTGCATCTACTGTTGTTGAAGATCTGATTCGCTCTGTGCACATAAAAGGACGAGATGCACGTGGAAAACCTGGGAATATTGCATCTTATGTGGTTGTTACTCACCAACATAGTACCATTAAAAGAGCCATTGATAG ATTGTTGTTTCTACACAAAGGAAAGATTGTTTGGGAAGGAATGACTCATGAATTTACAACTTCAACTAATCCAATTGTCCAGCAG TTTGCATCCGGGAGCCTAGATGGTCCTATCAGATATTAG